In the Solibacillus sp. FSL K6-1523 genome, one interval contains:
- the rnhC gene encoding ribonuclease HIII produces MTNIVLQLTSEAQQKIKAFYNKSLIERNGPGILFGIKLTDTAITAYKSGKVMFQGAGATREAAKWGTVSATAKKSSNTKGDTLPKDFASLSVIGSDETGTGDYFGPVTVAAVYVPADKIELVQELGVKDSKQLTDDYMRKIAPDLMKVCTHSILTLRNDKYNEIQARGYSQGKIKAILHNQALKHVLNKIAPVKPESILIDQFAERGVYYNYLKNEKEVIREHVLFSTKAENLHVAVATASILARYAFLKEMDKIAEIVGFPIQKGASSKVDQMAAKIWLKFGEDTLRSMTKWHFANTEKAKTLIQKKRSN; encoded by the coding sequence ATGACAAATATTGTATTGCAGTTAACAAGTGAAGCACAACAAAAAATAAAGGCGTTTTATAATAAGTCGCTTATCGAACGTAATGGGCCAGGTATCCTTTTTGGAATCAAGCTCACCGATACAGCCATTACAGCTTACAAATCAGGTAAAGTGATGTTTCAAGGAGCTGGTGCGACTCGAGAAGCGGCTAAATGGGGAACTGTATCCGCGACGGCAAAAAAAAGTTCAAATACAAAAGGGGATACGTTGCCGAAAGATTTCGCTTCCCTTTCTGTAATTGGCTCCGATGAAACAGGAACCGGTGATTATTTCGGTCCCGTCACTGTCGCAGCAGTGTATGTGCCCGCCGATAAAATCGAATTAGTTCAAGAACTTGGTGTAAAAGATTCGAAACAATTAACGGATGATTATATGAGAAAAATCGCACCCGATTTAATGAAAGTTTGTACCCACAGTATTTTAACTTTACGCAACGACAAATACAATGAGATTCAAGCAAGGGGCTACTCACAAGGGAAAATAAAGGCGATTTTACACAATCAAGCATTAAAGCATGTTTTAAATAAAATTGCCCCAGTAAAGCCTGAATCTATTTTAATCGATCAATTTGCAGAACGTGGCGTTTATTATAATTACCTTAAAAATGAAAAAGAGGTTATTCGTGAGCACGTGCTATTTTCTACAAAAGCGGAAAATTTACATGTCGCAGTTGCAACTGCTTCGATTTTAGCTCGCTATGCTTTTTTAAAGGAAATGGACAAAATAGCGGAAATCGTTGGCTTTCCAATTCAAAAAGGTGCGAGTAGTAAAGTAGACCAAATGGCCGCTAAAATATGGCTGAAATTTGGTGAGGACACACTGCGTTCCATGACGAAATGGCATTTTGCTAATACTGAAAAGGCAAAAACCCTCATTCAAAAAAAGCGCTCGAACTAA
- a CDS encoding VOC family protein: MIEQLGQVMLYVDNQDQAKTFWTEKMGFLVIADEDNGMRAITISPTEGAQTTIVLHDKQVIAKMQPELNLKTPSLLFYSSQLDELYEKLKGLNVTVGEMVTMPFGKVFNFADDENNYFAILEN, from the coding sequence ATGATTGAACAATTAGGACAAGTAATGCTTTATGTAGATAACCAAGATCAGGCTAAAACGTTTTGGACAGAAAAAATGGGCTTTCTCGTTATAGCCGATGAGGATAATGGAATGCGCGCGATTACGATTTCTCCGACAGAAGGGGCTCAAACAACGATCGTTTTACATGACAAACAAGTCATTGCGAAAATGCAACCAGAGTTAAATTTAAAAACTCCTTCATTATTATTTTATTCAAGCCAATTGGACGAGCTGTATGAAAAGTTAAAAGGCTTGAATGTAACGGTTGGTGAAATGGTAACAATGCCGTTCGGAAAAGTGTTTAATTTTGCGGATGATGAAAATAATTATTTTGCAATTTTAGAAAATTAA
- a CDS encoding DHA2 family efflux MFS transporter permease subunit — protein MAQTTQIKKPPYLMIAILFVGAFVAFLNNTLLNVALPTIMKSFNIEDFSTVQWLSTGYMLVGGVLVPASAYLITKFKTKPLFIVSMSIFVVGTATAAFAPSFEILLAGRMVQAAGASALAPLLMNVMLISFPVEKRGTAMGMFGLVMVLAPAIGPTLSGWIVEHYDWSVLFKMILPFAVIALVLGIWKAENVLPNRPAKIDFLSVGLSTIGFGGLLYGFSTASTAGWGAVEVWGTILVGTLGIIWFVIRQLRLEEPLLDLRIYSYPAYALASVISMVLSVAMFSGMILTPAYVQNVREISPFDAGLMMLPGAIVMGIMSPITGKLFDKFGPRIIALVGLFITAAATVGLGYLSLESSYLYIISIYTIRMFGISMVMMPIMTNGLNALPNRLNPHGTAMNNTAQQVAGAIGTAILVTIFNTHTKTRATEIVGEMQATTSTQISGEQMAQIGQQAMLDGITYSFMISAAVTVVALVLTIFVKRVDITKREDFMGEVKEK, from the coding sequence ATGGCACAAACAACACAGATTAAAAAGCCGCCTTATTTAATGATAGCGATATTATTTGTAGGGGCATTCGTAGCATTTTTAAACAATACATTATTAAACGTTGCACTTCCAACGATTATGAAATCTTTTAATATTGAGGATTTTTCAACGGTACAATGGTTATCGACAGGATACATGCTTGTTGGGGGTGTATTAGTACCTGCTTCAGCATACCTAATAACAAAATTTAAAACAAAACCATTATTTATTGTCTCGATGTCGATCTTCGTGGTCGGTACAGCGACGGCAGCATTTGCTCCATCATTTGAAATTTTACTTGCTGGACGTATGGTTCAAGCAGCAGGAGCATCTGCACTTGCTCCACTTTTAATGAACGTTATGCTCATTAGCTTCCCAGTAGAAAAACGTGGTACAGCGATGGGTATGTTCGGCTTAGTTATGGTATTAGCACCGGCAATTGGACCAACATTATCGGGGTGGATCGTGGAACATTACGACTGGAGCGTACTGTTCAAAATGATTTTACCGTTCGCAGTCATCGCATTAGTATTAGGGATTTGGAAGGCGGAAAATGTCTTACCAAACCGACCGGCAAAAATTGACTTTCTTTCAGTTGGGTTATCAACGATTGGATTTGGTGGATTATTATACGGATTCAGTACAGCGAGTACAGCAGGTTGGGGAGCAGTTGAAGTTTGGGGGACAATTTTAGTAGGTACGCTCGGAATCATTTGGTTCGTTATTCGTCAGCTAAGATTAGAAGAACCGCTACTAGATTTACGAATTTATTCTTACCCAGCTTATGCATTAGCATCAGTCATTTCAATGGTATTATCAGTAGCAATGTTCTCAGGAATGATTTTAACACCTGCGTATGTGCAAAATGTACGTGAAATTAGCCCATTTGATGCAGGATTAATGATGTTACCAGGTGCAATTGTAATGGGGATTATGTCTCCAATCACAGGGAAATTATTTGATAAATTTGGACCGCGTATCATTGCGCTAGTTGGATTATTTATTACCGCAGCTGCAACTGTTGGATTAGGTTATTTATCACTAGAATCTTCTTATTTATATATTATCTCAATCTATACAATTCGTATGTTTGGTATTTCAATGGTTATGATGCCGATTATGACAAATGGTTTAAATGCATTACCAAACCGTCTAAACCCGCACGGTACAGCGATGAACAATACAGCACAACAAGTGGCGGGGGCAATTGGTACTGCGATTTTAGTAACGATCTTTAACACGCACACAAAAACGCGTGCAACAGAAATTGTAGGAGAAATGCAGGCAACTACAAGTACGCAAATATCTGGAGAGCAAATGGCACAAATCGGGCAACAGGCAATGCTTGACGGGATTACGTATTCATTTATGATTTCAGCAGCAGTAACTGTTGTGGCGCTCGTGCTGACAATATTCGTAAAACGTGTAGATATTACAAAGCGCGAAGATTTTATGGGCGAAGTAAAAGAAAAATAA
- a CDS encoding TetR/AcrR family transcriptional regulator, whose product MNQRKKQVIDSALQLFIEKGFHNTSIQEILDRAKISKGTFYNYFSSKNECFMAILEQSRYEANLRRHEILLGKDITDEQVLIEQIVVLMQINKEQNLIPLFEGIFQSNDTELRSMLARYRLYEVEWVSNRFVDVFGEESRPFTFELTITFFGIIQHLSMTYRSSHGIAIEADKIVKIAFRNIKAVLPTMSKEEILLTQDLWYLIESRVERKSVLKEEVLEKLISFHEGLIYDNPDCIGVQFTESLLDEFKRENLRIAVIETLLRGFRKSLDETPNAAESIEIANLMWYFLKDKPESK is encoded by the coding sequence ATGAATCAACGAAAAAAACAAGTGATTGATTCGGCCTTGCAACTTTTTATCGAAAAAGGTTTTCACAATACATCGATTCAAGAAATTTTAGATCGGGCGAAAATTTCTAAAGGGACATTTTATAATTACTTTTCCTCAAAGAATGAATGTTTCATGGCGATCTTAGAGCAAAGCCGATACGAAGCAAATTTACGCCGACATGAAATACTGCTTGGCAAAGATATCACGGATGAGCAAGTATTAATCGAACAAATCGTTGTATTAATGCAAATTAATAAGGAGCAAAATTTAATTCCTTTGTTTGAGGGCATTTTCCAATCGAATGATACGGAATTACGATCGATGCTAGCGCGTTACCGTCTTTATGAAGTCGAATGGGTATCCAACCGATTTGTTGACGTGTTTGGTGAAGAATCTAGGCCTTTTACATTTGAATTGACCATTACATTCTTCGGGATCATTCAACATCTATCCATGACTTATCGATCGTCACACGGAATTGCTATTGAAGCAGATAAAATTGTGAAGATTGCATTTAGAAATATTAAAGCGGTTTTACCTACAATGAGTAAGGAAGAAATTTTACTAACCCAGGACTTATGGTATTTAATCGAATCCCGAGTGGAGCGCAAATCCGTTTTAAAAGAAGAGGTATTAGAAAAGCTCATAAGTTTCCATGAAGGATTAATTTATGATAATCCTGATTGTATTGGTGTACAATTTACCGAAAGTTTACTGGACGAGTTTAAGCGAGAAAATTTGCGCATTGCTGTCATTGAAACATTGCTTAGAGGTTTCCGTAAATCATTAGATGAGACACCTAATGCTGCAGAATCCATCGAAATTGCGAATTTGATGTGGT